The following proteins come from a genomic window of Sebaldella sp. S0638:
- a CDS encoding flavin reductase — protein MNFDQLFKEISAEDIQDNVFTLVEKDFSVITAGREDHYNSMIGSGGGMGVLFKKPVTWCVFRADRYTLELLQKEQTYTLTYFPDEFKEQALFLGSKSGRDSMKMKETKLTAVQTPSGNITFKEGRLIIECKLTQITTPALEDFCTQEARDYINEAYKSVNDHRKYVFGEITRVWVKK, from the coding sequence ATGAATTTTGATCAGTTATTTAAAGAAATTTCTGCTGAAGATATACAAGATAATGTATTTACACTTGTGGAAAAAGATTTTTCTGTTATTACCGCAGGCAGGGAAGATCACTATAATTCCATGATAGGCAGCGGCGGCGGCATGGGGGTTCTTTTCAAAAAACCCGTTACATGGTGTGTGTTTCGCGCAGACCGTTACACTCTTGAACTTCTTCAAAAAGAACAAACTTATACACTGACTTACTTTCCCGATGAGTTTAAGGAACAGGCACTCTTTTTAGGAAGCAAGTCCGGAAGAGACAGCATGAAGATGAAAGAAACTAAACTCACAGCTGTACAGACTCCCTCTGGTAACATTACTTTCAAAGAAGGCAGATTAATCATAGAATGTAAATTAACACAAATTACCACTCCCGCTCTCGAAGATTTCTGCACACAAGAGGCCAGAGATTATATAAATGAAGCTTATAAAAGTGTAAACGACCACCGAAAGTATGTATTTGGAGAAATCACCCGTGTTTGGGTGAAAAAATGA
- the deoC gene encoding deoxyribose-phosphate aldolase: protein MEKKDLAQMVDHTQLRAYAVTEDFEKLCKEAADYGFKMVAINSYPVKLCSELLKGTGVHVGAAIGFPLGQTTIENKVHETKQAIEEGADEIDYVINIGRLKEKDYDYIEREMAEIVKACKEKNVLSKVIFENCYLTDEEKVKVSEIAVKVKPDFIKTSTGFGTGGATLEDVKLMKSIVKDEVKVKAAGGIRDLDTFLAMMEAGAERIGTSAGIEIMNEFDKRNK, encoded by the coding sequence ATGGAAAAAAAAGATTTGGCACAAATGGTAGATCATACACAGTTAAGAGCGTATGCAGTAACAGAAGATTTTGAAAAACTTTGTAAGGAAGCGGCAGATTACGGATTTAAGATGGTAGCAATAAATTCATATCCTGTAAAATTATGCAGCGAGCTTCTGAAAGGGACAGGAGTGCATGTTGGAGCAGCAATAGGTTTTCCTCTTGGGCAGACAACTATAGAAAACAAAGTACATGAAACTAAACAGGCTATAGAAGAAGGAGCAGACGAGATTGATTATGTAATAAACATAGGAAGACTTAAAGAAAAAGACTATGATTACATAGAAAGAGAAATGGCCGAAATAGTAAAAGCGTGTAAAGAAAAGAATGTTTTATCAAAGGTAATATTTGAAAACTGCTATCTTACAGACGAAGAAAAAGTAAAAGTAAGTGAAATCGCTGTAAAAGTAAAACCTGATTTTATAAAAACATCAACAGGATTCGGTACAGGAGGAGCAACATTAGAAGATGTAAAACTAATGAAGTCAATAGTAAAAGATGAAGTAAAAGTAAAAGCAGCAGGAGGAATAAGAGACCTTGACACATTCCTTGCAATGATGGAAGCAGGAGCAGAAAGAATAGGAACAAGTGCAGGAATAGAAATTATGAATGAATTTGACAAAAGAAATAAATAA
- a CDS encoding PTS fructose transporter subunit IIA gives MKHVILVSHGTFAPGLHNALNMLAGAKKEELKSTSLLDGMGIDIFENNFITLVKDITENDKIVLLADIIGGSPMTTALNVLTEKGLIKNTVAFGGMNLSMGLTAVLEDGNDTEALKKAILGEALESVAEFKFDFSDEEEEI, from the coding sequence GTGAAACATGTGATATTAGTGAGTCATGGGACATTTGCTCCCGGACTTCATAATGCGTTGAACATGCTCGCGGGAGCCAAAAAAGAAGAATTGAAAAGTACCAGTTTATTAGACGGAATGGGTATAGATATTTTTGAGAATAATTTTATAACTTTGGTTAAAGATATCACAGAAAATGATAAAATAGTGCTGCTTGCTGATATAATAGGCGGCTCGCCAATGACCACGGCACTTAATGTTCTCACTGAAAAAGGACTGATAAAAAATACAGTAGCATTCGGAGGGATGAATTTATCAATGGGACTTACAGCAGTATTAGAAGATGGAAATGATACAGAGGCTTTGAAAAAAGCAATATTAGGTGAGGCACTGGAGTCAGTGGCAGAATTCAAATTTGACTTTTCTGATGAAGAGGAAGAAATCTAA
- a CDS encoding PTS system mannose/fructose/sorbose family transporter subunit IID produces the protein MAKKEVSKKALNKSFWNWFYGNLTCFSQEHMQTFGYLVSMLPIVDELYEDKDDKQKAMETYTAFFNTEPQIGTVVVGITAGLEEARANGEQIDSEMINGIRAGLMGPLAGIGDSLIVGTLIPILLGIGLGLSGGGSPLGAIFYIIVWNVLAISGMKLLYFKGYELGGKAVEVIVGEKATAIRESVIMVGTIVIGAVAATWINITTSFKLTNSAGGTIIDLQKTFDGIFPKLLSAVTVIFCWWLMKKKKLSPTTVMLILVVIAFVGVLLGIFNPGLTY, from the coding sequence ATGGCCAAAAAAGAAGTATCTAAAAAAGCACTGAATAAATCTTTCTGGAACTGGTTTTACGGAAACCTCACGTGCTTTTCACAGGAACATATGCAGACATTTGGTTATCTCGTATCAATGCTGCCTATAGTTGATGAATTATATGAAGACAAAGATGATAAACAAAAAGCAATGGAAACTTACACTGCGTTTTTTAATACAGAACCGCAGATAGGAACTGTAGTGGTGGGAATTACTGCAGGACTGGAAGAGGCAAGAGCAAATGGTGAACAGATAGACAGTGAAATGATAAACGGTATACGTGCGGGTCTTATGGGACCTTTGGCAGGGATCGGAGATTCACTTATAGTAGGTACTTTGATACCTATACTTCTTGGTATAGGTCTTGGACTTTCAGGAGGCGGATCACCTTTGGGAGCAATTTTCTATATTATAGTATGGAATGTGCTGGCTATATCTGGTATGAAACTCCTGTATTTCAAAGGTTATGAGCTTGGCGGTAAGGCAGTGGAAGTAATAGTAGGAGAAAAGGCAACTGCAATAAGGGAATCTGTAATAATGGTAGGGACTATAGTAATAGGAGCTGTTGCAGCTACGTGGATAAATATAACAACTTCTTTTAAGCTTACCAATTCAGCGGGAGGAACAATAATAGACCTGCAAAAGACATTTGACGGTATATTTCCAAAATTACTGTCTGCTGTTACTGTAATATTTTGCTGGTGGCTGATGAAAAAGAAAAAACTGTCACCTACTACAGTAATGCTTATACTTGTGGTTATAGCATTCGTCGGGGTTCTTCTGGGAATTTTTAATCCGGGACTTACTTATTAA
- a CDS encoding Cof-type HAD-IIB family hydrolase: MIKMVAADMDGTSLGPNEAISEKNSETVKKVLESGREFLFASGRPTFGMLGLIKKAGLDDKVRYFIAYNGGVVHDIKEGKNLYVKKLDFSIIKGVYDIVMDNKIDISFCIHEKNFIFITQDNKELEVEVSSNHQTKVFIKDINDYKDIDFMKILLVGKRENLDIAVAKLKESNVSDDINLMFSLDFLLEVVPKGSDKSVALKWFSDYSGIPLTEVLSIGDGENDIEMLKESGYSAAMSNAYDHVKESADYVTENDNNADGLTEAVEHFIKF, encoded by the coding sequence ATGATAAAGATGGTGGCAGCTGACATGGATGGAACAAGTCTCGGGCCAAATGAAGCTATTTCGGAAAAAAACAGTGAGACAGTAAAAAAGGTGCTGGAAAGCGGAAGAGAATTTTTATTTGCATCTGGAAGACCGACTTTCGGGATGCTGGGTCTTATAAAAAAAGCAGGTCTTGATGATAAGGTAAGGTACTTTATAGCGTATAACGGCGGGGTAGTTCATGATATAAAAGAGGGGAAAAATCTTTATGTAAAAAAGCTGGATTTTAGTATTATAAAAGGAGTCTATGATATCGTTATGGACAATAAAATAGATATCAGTTTTTGTATTCATGAAAAAAATTTCATATTTATAACACAGGATAATAAGGAACTGGAAGTGGAGGTTTCGAGCAATCATCAGACAAAGGTATTTATAAAGGATATAAATGACTATAAAGATATAGATTTTATGAAAATATTACTTGTAGGGAAAAGAGAGAATCTTGATATTGCAGTTGCTAAATTAAAGGAAAGCAATGTAAGTGACGATATAAATCTTATGTTCTCACTTGACTTTCTTCTTGAGGTAGTGCCGAAAGGCTCTGATAAATCTGTTGCTTTGAAGTGGTTTTCTGATTATTCGGGAATACCGCTGACAGAAGTTCTTTCTATAGGTGACGGTGAGAATGATATAGAAATGCTGAAAGAATCAGGTTATAGCGCAGCTATGAGCAATGCTTACGATCATGTTAAGGAGTCGGCGGATTACGTAACGGAAAATGATAATAATGCAGATGGTCTGACTGAGGCTGTGGAGCATTTTATAAAATTTTAG
- the rpiB gene encoding ribose 5-phosphate isomerase B codes for MKLAIGSDHVGLELKPIIIDYLKELGHEVEDFGPYTAERTDYPIYGKKVAEEVVKGNFDLGILICGTGVGISIAANKVKGIRAVVCSEPYSAKLSREHNNTNILAFGARVIGSELAKMIVKEWLDAEFEGERHANRVNMISEIENER; via the coding sequence ATGAAATTAGCAATAGGAAGCGATCATGTTGGATTGGAACTAAAACCAATAATTATTGATTATCTGAAAGAATTAGGACATGAAGTAGAGGACTTTGGTCCATATACAGCTGAAAGAACAGATTATCCGATCTATGGAAAAAAGGTCGCGGAAGAGGTAGTGAAAGGGAATTTTGATCTGGGAATTCTGATATGCGGTACAGGAGTGGGTATTTCCATTGCTGCTAATAAAGTAAAAGGAATTCGTGCAGTAGTATGCAGTGAGCCTTACTCGGCAAAGTTATCAAGAGAGCATAATAATACCAATATATTAGCATTTGGTGCCAGAGTAATAGGAAGTGAACTGGCTAAAATGATAGTAAAAGAATGGCTTGATGCTGAATTTGAAGGTGAGCGTCATGCGAACCGTGTAAATATGATCAGCGAAATAGAAAACGAAAGATAA
- a CDS encoding CPBP family intramembrane glutamic endopeptidase → MKITKAILLIILYGIIYYFYQFVIGAITGAAAAIIGRIAYGADFYTIYKNGGMGAVLCITVILSAIFSYMTYWSVFLMRNLKITKVCNFKKLKLSYIPPALILGVSICFLNSSLIAWLGKIEFFKHYIQMYQYQNSWLRETNTILLVLAIAVTAPLIEEIIFRGMIFNELKPIIPAFLIIIIQGLLFGIYHFNIVQFIYGSFLGIMFGLVYYWTQNLWIPIILHFSNNIMAIIAVKQQEAESASEANIWVFLVSLIITALLCFFFYKRRSKDYYE, encoded by the coding sequence ATGAAAATAACAAAAGCAATATTACTTATCATCTTATATGGAATTATTTACTACTTTTATCAATTTGTTATAGGAGCAATTACAGGTGCTGCGGCTGCCATAATCGGAAGAATTGCTTACGGAGCAGACTTTTATACAATTTATAAAAATGGCGGGATGGGCGCTGTATTATGTATTACAGTTATACTATCTGCAATATTTTCATATATGACTTACTGGTCTGTATTCCTTATGAGGAACCTTAAAATAACCAAAGTATGTAATTTTAAAAAACTAAAACTTTCATATATCCCGCCGGCTCTTATACTCGGAGTTTCAATTTGTTTTCTGAATTCTTCCCTGATAGCATGGCTGGGTAAAATTGAATTTTTCAAACATTATATCCAGATGTACCAGTATCAAAATTCATGGTTACGTGAAACAAATACTATCCTTCTGGTTCTGGCAATTGCAGTTACAGCTCCCTTAATCGAAGAAATTATATTCAGAGGTATGATTTTTAATGAACTAAAACCAATCATACCGGCATTTCTGATTATAATTATTCAGGGATTATTATTTGGAATATATCACTTTAATATTGTACAGTTTATTTACGGCTCATTTTTAGGTATTATGTTCGGATTGGTTTACTACTGGACACAGAATCTTTGGATACCTATAATACTTCATTTTTCCAATAATATAATGGCAATTATTGCAGTAAAACAGCAGGAAGCAGAAAGTGCTTCCGAAGCGAATATCTGGGTATTTCTTGTATCCCTTATTATAACGGCTCTGCTTTGCTTTTTCTTTTATAAAAGAAGAAGTAAAGATTATTATGAATAA
- a CDS encoding DUF2828 family protein, with protein sequence MGERAVPKKLLYHLADTSPDLIVKNLDKVVEYGRVDDLLVLLDTKIAEQTAFFIKNNIEKNQLFSKWLPRDNKSLKNYAYILMNYWKMKPKEYRKFITQNNKVVESQMTANKWHEIEYEKVPSRAAIIYRNAFSRHDNSRYTIYLEDVSNNKAKINTSVSTPSDIILKIFKNSYDTTLELAWKNLKDFAPDISYLPVIDVSGSMYNLSDSIYHALALGTYFAQRNKSDFKDIFLTFSENPEFVKLQGDNLLEVLNNLKRAAWGYTTNINKVFELILNTVKAGANTEDLPKNILILSDMEFDAGVNTVTNFDTWEREFLKHNIKLPQIVFWNLNTRNMTFPVTMHNNGTILLSGYNPQMLGMLNNVSDPVQYVLSFIEKFSINE encoded by the coding sequence ATGGGTGAAAGAGCTGTTCCTAAAAAATTACTGTATCATCTGGCTGATACTTCTCCGGATCTTATAGTAAAAAATCTGGATAAAGTTGTCGAATACGGCAGAGTAGATGATCTTCTAGTTTTACTTGACACTAAAATTGCCGAACAAACAGCTTTTTTCATAAAAAATAATATTGAAAAAAATCAATTATTCTCTAAATGGCTTCCAAGAGATAACAAATCTTTAAAAAATTATGCATATATTCTTATGAATTACTGGAAAATGAAACCAAAAGAATACAGAAAATTCATAACACAAAATAATAAAGTAGTGGAAAGTCAGATGACTGCTAATAAATGGCATGAGATTGAATATGAAAAAGTACCTTCAAGAGCTGCAATTATATACAGGAATGCATTTTCAAGACATGATAATTCAAGATATACTATCTATCTGGAAGATGTTTCCAATAATAAAGCTAAAATAAATACATCTGTATCAACACCAAGTGACATTATTTTGAAAATATTTAAGAATTCTTATGATACTACTCTTGAATTAGCATGGAAAAATCTAAAAGATTTTGCACCTGATATCAGTTATCTTCCTGTTATAGATGTAAGTGGTTCTATGTATAATTTAAGCGATAGTATTTATCACGCTTTAGCATTAGGTACTTATTTTGCACAGAGAAATAAATCAGATTTCAAGGATATTTTTCTGACATTCTCTGAAAATCCGGAATTTGTAAAATTACAAGGAGATAATCTTTTAGAGGTATTGAATAATCTAAAAAGAGCTGCATGGGGTTATACTACAAATATAAATAAAGTTTTTGAATTAATTTTGAATACTGTCAAAGCTGGTGCAAATACAGAAGATCTTCCCAAAAATATTCTTATTCTTTCGGATATGGAATTTGATGCCGGAGTAAATACAGTTACTAATTTTGATACATGGGAAAGGGAATTTTTAAAGCATAATATTAAACTCCCTCAGATAGTATTCTGGAATCTAAATACTAGAAATATGACTTTCCCGGTAACTATGCATAATAATGGAACTATTCTTTTATCAGGATATAATCCGCAAATGCTGGGAATGCTTAATAATGTATCTGACCCTGTACAATATGTACTCTCATTTATAGAGAAATTTTCCATAAATGAATAA
- a CDS encoding mannitol-1-phosphate 5-dehydrogenase translates to MEVFHFGAGSIGRGFIGKILSENSYNVTFIDVNEDIISQLNKDNEYTVETVGTNNKTEVVKNVCGILSGDLEGIKKKVPETDLITTAVGANILEIIAPTVAEIIKTRKSSGITRYINIIACENKLEASTFLKSKVEQYLNDDEKNYMETYAGFVNSAVDRLIPPRKVEGEVVTYTIVEDFNEWIADETLIKGDLDLKGMIKKKDLTPYIERKLFTVNTGHIITAHMGVYMGYETIDQAVQDEKIRKIVIGAMEESGAVLIKRYGFDKDEHEKYIQKILKRFENKYLGDSTVRVGREPLRKLSIRERLIRPLLGTIEYGLPNSNLLTGISYALKYNIDSDKESVELQEMLRTKGVEETLKEVTGNSIPDELMTIIKTNYEKL, encoded by the coding sequence ATGGAAGTTTTTCATTTTGGCGCCGGCAGCATAGGAAGAGGCTTTATAGGGAAAATACTTTCTGAAAATTCATATAATGTCACATTTATTGATGTAAATGAAGATATTATATCCCAGCTGAATAAAGATAATGAGTATACAGTGGAAACAGTAGGTACAAATAATAAAACAGAAGTAGTAAAAAATGTATGCGGAATATTATCAGGTGATCTGGAAGGTATAAAGAAAAAAGTACCTGAAACAGATCTAATTACAACAGCAGTGGGGGCTAACATACTGGAAATAATAGCACCTACAGTGGCAGAAATAATAAAGACCAGAAAAAGCAGCGGCATTACCAGATATATAAACATAATAGCCTGTGAAAATAAGCTGGAAGCTTCTACTTTTCTGAAATCAAAAGTAGAACAGTATCTGAATGATGATGAAAAAAATTATATGGAAACATATGCAGGATTTGTAAATTCAGCAGTAGACAGATTAATCCCGCCGAGAAAAGTAGAGGGAGAAGTGGTAACTTACACAATAGTAGAAGATTTCAACGAATGGATAGCAGACGAAACTCTTATAAAAGGTGATCTGGATTTAAAAGGAATGATAAAAAAGAAAGACCTTACACCATATATCGAAAGAAAGCTTTTTACTGTAAATACAGGTCATATAATAACTGCACATATGGGAGTATACATGGGATATGAGACTATTGACCAGGCTGTTCAGGATGAAAAAATAAGAAAGATAGTTATCGGTGCAATGGAGGAAAGCGGAGCCGTACTAATAAAAAGATATGGTTTTGATAAAGATGAACATGAAAAATATATACAGAAGATACTAAAAAGATTTGAAAATAAATATCTTGGAGACAGTACAGTAAGAGTGGGAAGAGAACCGTTAAGAAAGCTCAGTATAAGAGAAAGATTAATAAGACCATTGCTGGGAACAATCGAATACGGACTTCCAAACAGTAATTTACTAACAGGTATTTCGTATGCTTTGAAATATAATATTGATTCTGATAAAGAATCGGTGGAATTACAGGAAATGCTGAGAACAAAGGGTGTAGAAGAAACATTAAAAGAAGTGACAGGGAATTCAATACCTGATGAACTTATGACAATAATAAAAACAAATTATGAAAAATTATAA
- a CDS encoding PTS sugar transporter subunit IIC yields the protein MHINLIQAVLLGIFACLSSMPGLGGTTIGNYTLGRPLVAGLVVGIILGDIKSGIIVGAAIQVIYIALVTPGGTVSADVRAISYIGIPLAMVSIKGLGIDPGTTEATQLAAALGAAVGTLGTVLFYGTATINLLWQHIGWKSIEKGNFKNLYFVNMGYPWISHIICSFIPTFIITISGEYMVQIIKNYLPMDGIAMKTLFTVGSLLPAVGIAILLKQVVTKPTDLITFFFGFTLAASMGVNLIGAAIVGGFFAILYYNIKLVGLKRAEVTAADDEEEEI from the coding sequence ATGCATATTAATCTGATTCAGGCAGTTTTATTGGGAATATTCGCCTGCTTGTCAAGTATGCCCGGACTGGGAGGAACAACTATAGGAAATTACACACTGGGGCGTCCTTTAGTAGCAGGACTGGTAGTTGGTATTATTTTAGGGGACATTAAAAGCGGAATTATAGTAGGAGCGGCAATACAGGTAATTTATATAGCGCTTGTAACGCCGGGCGGTACAGTATCAGCAGATGTACGTGCCATCAGTTACATAGGTATACCTCTTGCCATGGTATCTATAAAGGGACTTGGCATAGATCCGGGGACTACTGAGGCAACGCAGCTTGCAGCAGCACTGGGGGCAGCAGTAGGGACTTTGGGAACAGTATTATTTTATGGTACAGCAACAATAAATCTTCTTTGGCAGCATATAGGGTGGAAATCTATAGAAAAAGGAAATTTCAAAAATCTTTATTTCGTAAATATGGGTTATCCGTGGATTTCACATATAATATGCAGCTTTATACCTACATTCATAATAACAATATCTGGTGAATATATGGTTCAGATTATTAAAAATTATCTCCCTATGGATGGTATTGCGATGAAAACGCTGTTTACAGTGGGAAGTCTGCTGCCGGCGGTAGGGATAGCAATTTTATTGAAACAGGTAGTCACAAAACCTACAGATCTTATCACATTTTTCTTTGGGTTTACACTTGCTGCAAGTATGGGTGTGAATCTTATCGGGGCAGCTATAGTAGGAGGATTTTTCGCAATTCTTTATTATAATATAAAACTGGTGGGACTGAAAAGAGCAGAAGTAACAGCAGCTGATGATGAAGAGGAGGAAATATAA
- a CDS encoding GntR family transcriptional regulator, whose translation MKKQIDKNIGIPLYEQILEIIYNDIQNGIFAYGEIIPKELDLCKMYNVSRPTIRKAMDILVQNGNLIRIKGKGTYVSSDKKIKQEFTHIIQNFNAEMSQKGVSPGTKVLKKLIVTPDKLTREKLELKSDENVIELVRLRYADNEPLLIVTTYIPYDRAPFLFERDFEKVSLYDSFEEKNIIINKAIRTFEVQKATKELSDLLTISKNDPVFYFETIAYSDKNVPMEFSKCFYRGDKNKFVVEIKK comes from the coding sequence ATGAAAAAACAAATAGATAAAAATATAGGTATCCCGTTGTATGAGCAGATTCTGGAAATAATATACAATGATATACAAAACGGAATTTTTGCATACGGCGAGATAATCCCAAAAGAATTAGATCTCTGCAAGATGTATAATGTCAGCAGACCTACGATCAGGAAAGCAATGGATATCCTTGTCCAAAACGGGAATCTGATAAGAATAAAAGGCAAGGGAACATATGTTTCGTCAGATAAAAAAATAAAACAGGAATTCACCCATATCATTCAGAATTTTAACGCTGAAATGTCTCAAAAAGGTGTAAGTCCCGGTACCAAAGTTCTGAAAAAACTTATTGTTACCCCAGATAAACTGACTAGAGAGAAACTGGAACTGAAAAGTGATGAAAATGTAATAGAACTCGTGAGATTAAGATATGCAGACAATGAGCCTCTTCTTATTGTTACTACGTATATCCCTTATGACAGAGCTCCTTTTTTGTTTGAGAGAGATTTTGAAAAAGTTTCTCTTTATGACTCTTTTGAAGAAAAAAATATCATCATTAATAAAGCAATAAGAACATTTGAAGTACAGAAAGCCACAAAAGAGCTTTCAGATTTACTTACTATTTCCAAAAATGATCCTGTTTTTTACTTTGAAACTATTGCTTATTCAGATAAAAATGTTCCTATGGAATTCTCAAAATGTTTTTACCGTGGTGATAAAAATAAATTCGTAGTGGAAATAAAAAAATAA
- a CDS encoding TetR/AcrR family transcriptional regulator — protein MDTKEKILLGMLDLIYEVGLEKASMGKLSQKINASPGNIYFYFEGKAELIDTLYEYCMLSLAEYLDQLKLMEVDMDTDAGICLKYVWDIVRKEVEFYQKNPKMLHFVITSKSSFYLSDDIKKGRYKRNKPIYHLLGILVKRKLIKPMEVEDVSTYTLGVLYEVLKESIMFENIVLDDEGIDKFTEIIWSGLKYREKGKSYKKHTN, from the coding sequence ATGGATACAAAAGAGAAAATTTTATTAGGAATGCTTGATTTGATATATGAAGTAGGACTGGAGAAAGCCTCCATGGGGAAGCTTTCTCAGAAAATAAATGCCAGCCCCGGAAATATTTATTTTTATTTTGAAGGTAAAGCAGAGTTGATAGATACATTATATGAATACTGCATGCTGAGTCTTGCAGAATATCTTGATCAGCTGAAGCTGATGGAAGTAGATATGGACACAGATGCAGGCATCTGTCTCAAATATGTGTGGGATATAGTAAGAAAAGAAGTTGAGTTTTACCAGAAAAATCCAAAAATGCTTCATTTTGTTATTACATCAAAGAGTTCTTTTTATCTCTCTGATGACATAAAAAAAGGACGTTATAAGAGAAATAAACCAATCTATCATTTATTGGGTATCCTAGTGAAACGAAAACTTATTAAGCCGATGGAAGTGGAGGATGTTTCTACATACACACTTGGTGTGCTGTATGAAGTGTTGAAAGAAAGTATAATGTTTGAAAATATAGTACTGGATGATGAGGGGATCGATAAATTCACCGAAATAATCTGGTCAGGACTGAAATACAGAGAAAAAGGAAAGTCATACAAAAAGCACACTAATTAG
- a CDS encoding PTS sugar transporter subunit IIB, translated as MAVSFVRIDDRMIHGQTCTRWALEYPCDGIVAVNDLAATNPTLKAAYKNASGKKTFVWTYDEWKEKCQKVLDSKDRYFLITKEPILMAKILVDDKFDPGVREVNIGPCNDRPGAVKLGNNQSITQPEAEAIERIMQAGYNVEFALLKDEAIGNWKKFRDKFGFK; from the coding sequence ATGGCAGTTTCATTTGTAAGAATAGATGACAGAATGATACACGGGCAGACATGTACACGTTGGGCACTGGAATATCCATGCGACGGAATTGTTGCTGTAAATGATCTTGCAGCGACTAATCCCACATTAAAGGCAGCATATAAAAATGCCAGCGGGAAAAAAACTTTTGTATGGACTTATGATGAATGGAAAGAAAAATGTCAGAAAGTACTGGATAGTAAAGACCGTTATTTTCTGATAACCAAAGAACCGATATTAATGGCTAAAATACTTGTGGATGATAAATTTGATCCGGGAGTAAGAGAAGTAAATATAGGGCCTTGTAATGACAGGCCGGGAGCTGTGAAACTGGGGAATAACCAGTCTATTACACAGCCGGAAGCAGAAGCAATAGAAAGAATCATGCAGGCCGGGTATAATGTAGAGTTTGCACTGCTAAAAGATGAGGCAATAGGAAACTGGAAGAAATTCAGAGATAAATTCGGATTTAAATAA